From a region of the Acanthochromis polyacanthus isolate Apoly-LR-REF ecotype Palm Island chromosome 3, KAUST_Apoly_ChrSc, whole genome shotgun sequence genome:
- the spast gene encoding spastin isoform X4 → MSPRGGSDGRRSCGSAALRTLLAALSLLCWIFCRIWTRTAAAFRTGAADWQREDSPEQGERLRSHQRRAFEFISAALKIDEDKEGEKLQAVGWYQRGIRELEEGVSIQVSGQRNERLKDKMKANLKAARDRLETLIGVVSRSNFQAAIHTSRTNSTCHPAHLSSAGGAVSGRKPSVIVAPTGQAKHFLKMPHSSSPSSSSSVAVHRWQRGPAHNSTGERGPAHSHSQVCFQGRSRRRGAKGCSPTDSPQNRRDSLHLKNVDRKMADLILNEIVDSGVSVRFEDIAGQDLAKQALQEMVVLPALRPELFTGLRAPARGLLLFGPPGNGKTMLAKAVAAEAKTTFFNISAATLTSKYVGEGEKLVRALFSVARELQPSIIFIDEVDSLLCKRREGEHDASRRLKTEFLIQFDGVQSDAADRVLVMGATNRPQELDQAVLRRFAKRVFVALPDQQTRVKLLDNLLQKHGNNLTTRELNHLARLTDGYSGSDLASLAKDAALGPIRELPPEQVRSMEVSQVRDISFHDFMDSLQKIRSSVGPQTLDLLVRWNRDFGDTSAGSTF, encoded by the exons ATGAGTCCCCGCGGAGGAAGCGACGGGAGGCGGTCTTGCGGCTCCGCGGCTCTCCGGACGCTGCTGGCCGCGTTGTCGCTGCTCTGCTGGATCTTCTGCCGGATCTGGACGCGAACCGCGGCCGCCTTCCGGACCGGAGCCGCCGACTGGCAGCGGGAGGACAGCCCGGAGCAGGGAGAGCGGCTCCGGAGCCACCAGCGGCGGGCCTTCGAGTTCATCTCTGCGGCGCTGAAGATCGATGAGGACAAGGAAG GTGAGAAGCTGCAGGCGGTGGGCTGGTACCAGCGGGGCATCAGAGAGTTGGAGGAAGGAGTCTCCATCCAGGTGTCAG gacAGAGAAACGAACGACTGAAGGACAAGATGAAAGCTAACCTGAAGGCAGCCAGAGACCGACTGGAGACTCTGA TCGGGGTGGTTTCGAGGTCCAACTTTCAGGCGGCCATCCACACCAGCAGAACAAACTCCACCTGCCATCCGGCCCACCTGAGCTCAG CAGGTGGCGCCGTCTCCGGGAGGAAACCGTCTGTTATTGTGGCTCCAACCGGCCAAGCAAAGCACTTCCTGAAGATGCCTCATTCTTCATCTCCGTCCTCGTCTTCCTCAGTGGCCGTTCATCGATGGCAGCGAGGCCCCGCCCACAACAGCACCGGGGAGCGAGGCCCCGCCCACAGTCACTCTCAGGTGTGTTTCCAG GGCAGATCACGACGCCGTGGAGCTAAAGGCTGCTCCCCAACGGATTCACCGCAGAACAGGAGAGACTCACTGCATCTGAAGAATGTAGACAGGAAGATGGCCGACCTCATCCTCAACGAGATCGTGGACAG CGGTGTGTCTGTGAGGTTCGAGGACATTGCCGGTCAGGATCTGGCGAAGCAGGCGCTACAGGAGATGGTTGTTCTGCCGGCGTTGAGGCCGGAG ctctTTACAGGACTACGTGCTCCAGCCAGAGGACTCCTTCTGTTCGGTCCGCCCGGCAACGGCAAAACCATGCTG GCCAAAGCTGTAGCAGCCGAGGCCAAAACAACCTTCTTCAACATCAGCGCCGCAACTTTGACCTCCAAATAC GTGGGTGAAGGAGAGAAGTTGGTCAGAGCTCTCTTCTCTGTGGCCAGAGAGCTGCAGCCATCCATCATCTTCATTG ACGAGGTGGACAGTCTGCTGTGTAAGCGGAGGGAAGGTGAACACGACGCCAGCCGACGCCTGAAGACCGAGTTCCTGATCCAGTTTGACGGG GTGCAGTCAGATGCCGCCGACCGGGTTCTGGTGATGGGAGCCACCAACAGGCCTCAGGAGCTGGACCAAGCTGTTCTCAG GCGCTTTGCTAAACGTGTGTTCGTGGCTCTACCTGACCAGCAG aCCCGAGTCAAGCTGCTGGACAACCTGCTGCAGAAACACGGCAACAACCTGACAACCAGAGAGCTGAATCACCTGGCCAG actGACAGACGGATACTCCGGCAGCGACCTCGCCTCATTGGCTAAAGATGCAGCTCTGggaccaatcagag AACTTCCTCCAGAACAGGTGAGGAGCATGGAGGTGAGCCAG GTCCGAGACATCAGTTTTCACGACTTCATGGATTCTCTTCAGAAGATCAGGAGCAGCGTCGGTCCTCAGACTCTGGACCTGTTGGTCCGCTGGAACCGGGACTTTGGAGACACGTCGGCTGGATCAACATTCTGA
- the spast gene encoding spastin isoform X3 encodes MSPRGGSDGRRSCGSAALRTLLAALSLLCWIFCRIWTRTAAAFRTGAADWQREDSPEQGERLRSHQRRAFEFISAALKIDEDKEGEKLQAVGWYQRGIRELEEGVSIQVSGQRNERLKDKMKANLKAARDRLETLIGVVSRSNFQAAIHTSRTNSTCHPAHLSSAGGAVSGRKPSVIVAPTGQAKHFLKMPHSSSPSSSSSVAVHRWQRGPAHNSTGERGPAHSHSQGRSRRRGAKGCSPTDSPQNRRDSLHLKNVDRKMADLILNEIVDSGVSVRFEDIAGQDLAKQALQEMVVLPALRPELFTGLRAPARGLLLFGPPGNGKTMLAKAVAAEAKTTFFNISAATLTSKYVGEGEKLVRALFSVARELQPSIIFIDEVDSLLCKRREGEHDASRRLKTEFLIQFDGVQSDAADRVLVMGATNRPQELDQAVLRSDSGHQRRRFAKRVFVALPDQQTRVKLLDNLLQKHGNNLTTRELNHLARLTDGYSGSDLASLAKDAALGPIRELPPEQVRSMEVSQVRDISFHDFMDSLQKIRSSVGPQTLDLLVRWNRDFGDTSAGSTF; translated from the exons ATGAGTCCCCGCGGAGGAAGCGACGGGAGGCGGTCTTGCGGCTCCGCGGCTCTCCGGACGCTGCTGGCCGCGTTGTCGCTGCTCTGCTGGATCTTCTGCCGGATCTGGACGCGAACCGCGGCCGCCTTCCGGACCGGAGCCGCCGACTGGCAGCGGGAGGACAGCCCGGAGCAGGGAGAGCGGCTCCGGAGCCACCAGCGGCGGGCCTTCGAGTTCATCTCTGCGGCGCTGAAGATCGATGAGGACAAGGAAG GTGAGAAGCTGCAGGCGGTGGGCTGGTACCAGCGGGGCATCAGAGAGTTGGAGGAAGGAGTCTCCATCCAGGTGTCAG gacAGAGAAACGAACGACTGAAGGACAAGATGAAAGCTAACCTGAAGGCAGCCAGAGACCGACTGGAGACTCTGA TCGGGGTGGTTTCGAGGTCCAACTTTCAGGCGGCCATCCACACCAGCAGAACAAACTCCACCTGCCATCCGGCCCACCTGAGCTCAG CAGGTGGCGCCGTCTCCGGGAGGAAACCGTCTGTTATTGTGGCTCCAACCGGCCAAGCAAAGCACTTCCTGAAGATGCCTCATTCTTCATCTCCGTCCTCGTCTTCCTCAGTGGCCGTTCATCGATGGCAGCGAGGCCCCGCCCACAACAGCACCGGGGAGCGAGGCCCCGCCCACAGTCACTCTCAG GGCAGATCACGACGCCGTGGAGCTAAAGGCTGCTCCCCAACGGATTCACCGCAGAACAGGAGAGACTCACTGCATCTGAAGAATGTAGACAGGAAGATGGCCGACCTCATCCTCAACGAGATCGTGGACAG CGGTGTGTCTGTGAGGTTCGAGGACATTGCCGGTCAGGATCTGGCGAAGCAGGCGCTACAGGAGATGGTTGTTCTGCCGGCGTTGAGGCCGGAG ctctTTACAGGACTACGTGCTCCAGCCAGAGGACTCCTTCTGTTCGGTCCGCCCGGCAACGGCAAAACCATGCTG GCCAAAGCTGTAGCAGCCGAGGCCAAAACAACCTTCTTCAACATCAGCGCCGCAACTTTGACCTCCAAATAC GTGGGTGAAGGAGAGAAGTTGGTCAGAGCTCTCTTCTCTGTGGCCAGAGAGCTGCAGCCATCCATCATCTTCATTG ACGAGGTGGACAGTCTGCTGTGTAAGCGGAGGGAAGGTGAACACGACGCCAGCCGACGCCTGAAGACCGAGTTCCTGATCCAGTTTGACGGG GTGCAGTCAGATGCCGCCGACCGGGTTCTGGTGATGGGAGCCACCAACAGGCCTCAGGAGCTGGACCAAGCTGTTCTCAGGTCAGATAGTGGACACCAGAGAAG GCGCTTTGCTAAACGTGTGTTCGTGGCTCTACCTGACCAGCAG aCCCGAGTCAAGCTGCTGGACAACCTGCTGCAGAAACACGGCAACAACCTGACAACCAGAGAGCTGAATCACCTGGCCAG actGACAGACGGATACTCCGGCAGCGACCTCGCCTCATTGGCTAAAGATGCAGCTCTGggaccaatcagag AACTTCCTCCAGAACAGGTGAGGAGCATGGAGGTGAGCCAG GTCCGAGACATCAGTTTTCACGACTTCATGGATTCTCTTCAGAAGATCAGGAGCAGCGTCGGTCCTCAGACTCTGGACCTGTTGGTCCGCTGGAACCGGGACTTTGGAGACACGTCGGCTGGATCAACATTCTGA
- the spast gene encoding spastin isoform X2, with the protein MSPRGGSDGRRSCGSAALRTLLAALSLLCWIFCRIWTRTAAAFRTGAADWQREDSPEQGERLRSHQRRAFEFISAALKIDEDKEGEKLQAVGWYQRGIRELEEGVSIQVSGQRNERLKDKMKANLKAARDRLETLIGVVSRSNFQAAIHTSRTNSTCHPAHLSSGGAVSGRKPSVIVAPTGQAKHFLKMPHSSSPSSSSSVAVHRWQRGPAHNSTGERGPAHSHSQVCFQGRSRRRGAKGCSPTDSPQNRRDSLHLKNVDRKMADLILNEIVDSGVSVRFEDIAGQDLAKQALQEMVVLPALRPELFTGLRAPARGLLLFGPPGNGKTMLAKAVAAEAKTTFFNISAATLTSKYVGEGEKLVRALFSVARELQPSIIFIDEVDSLLCKRREGEHDASRRLKTEFLIQFDGVQSDAADRVLVMGATNRPQELDQAVLRSDSGHQRRRFAKRVFVALPDQQTRVKLLDNLLQKHGNNLTTRELNHLARLTDGYSGSDLASLAKDAALGPIRELPPEQVRSMEVSQVRDISFHDFMDSLQKIRSSVGPQTLDLLVRWNRDFGDTSAGSTF; encoded by the exons ATGAGTCCCCGCGGAGGAAGCGACGGGAGGCGGTCTTGCGGCTCCGCGGCTCTCCGGACGCTGCTGGCCGCGTTGTCGCTGCTCTGCTGGATCTTCTGCCGGATCTGGACGCGAACCGCGGCCGCCTTCCGGACCGGAGCCGCCGACTGGCAGCGGGAGGACAGCCCGGAGCAGGGAGAGCGGCTCCGGAGCCACCAGCGGCGGGCCTTCGAGTTCATCTCTGCGGCGCTGAAGATCGATGAGGACAAGGAAG GTGAGAAGCTGCAGGCGGTGGGCTGGTACCAGCGGGGCATCAGAGAGTTGGAGGAAGGAGTCTCCATCCAGGTGTCAG gacAGAGAAACGAACGACTGAAGGACAAGATGAAAGCTAACCTGAAGGCAGCCAGAGACCGACTGGAGACTCTGA TCGGGGTGGTTTCGAGGTCCAACTTTCAGGCGGCCATCCACACCAGCAGAACAAACTCCACCTGCCATCCGGCCCACCTGAGCTCAG GTGGCGCCGTCTCCGGGAGGAAACCGTCTGTTATTGTGGCTCCAACCGGCCAAGCAAAGCACTTCCTGAAGATGCCTCATTCTTCATCTCCGTCCTCGTCTTCCTCAGTGGCCGTTCATCGATGGCAGCGAGGCCCCGCCCACAACAGCACCGGGGAGCGAGGCCCCGCCCACAGTCACTCTCAGGTGTGTTTCCAG GGCAGATCACGACGCCGTGGAGCTAAAGGCTGCTCCCCAACGGATTCACCGCAGAACAGGAGAGACTCACTGCATCTGAAGAATGTAGACAGGAAGATGGCCGACCTCATCCTCAACGAGATCGTGGACAG CGGTGTGTCTGTGAGGTTCGAGGACATTGCCGGTCAGGATCTGGCGAAGCAGGCGCTACAGGAGATGGTTGTTCTGCCGGCGTTGAGGCCGGAG ctctTTACAGGACTACGTGCTCCAGCCAGAGGACTCCTTCTGTTCGGTCCGCCCGGCAACGGCAAAACCATGCTG GCCAAAGCTGTAGCAGCCGAGGCCAAAACAACCTTCTTCAACATCAGCGCCGCAACTTTGACCTCCAAATAC GTGGGTGAAGGAGAGAAGTTGGTCAGAGCTCTCTTCTCTGTGGCCAGAGAGCTGCAGCCATCCATCATCTTCATTG ACGAGGTGGACAGTCTGCTGTGTAAGCGGAGGGAAGGTGAACACGACGCCAGCCGACGCCTGAAGACCGAGTTCCTGATCCAGTTTGACGGG GTGCAGTCAGATGCCGCCGACCGGGTTCTGGTGATGGGAGCCACCAACAGGCCTCAGGAGCTGGACCAAGCTGTTCTCAGGTCAGATAGTGGACACCAGAGAAG GCGCTTTGCTAAACGTGTGTTCGTGGCTCTACCTGACCAGCAG aCCCGAGTCAAGCTGCTGGACAACCTGCTGCAGAAACACGGCAACAACCTGACAACCAGAGAGCTGAATCACCTGGCCAG actGACAGACGGATACTCCGGCAGCGACCTCGCCTCATTGGCTAAAGATGCAGCTCTGggaccaatcagag AACTTCCTCCAGAACAGGTGAGGAGCATGGAGGTGAGCCAG GTCCGAGACATCAGTTTTCACGACTTCATGGATTCTCTTCAGAAGATCAGGAGCAGCGTCGGTCCTCAGACTCTGGACCTGTTGGTCCGCTGGAACCGGGACTTTGGAGACACGTCGGCTGGATCAACATTCTGA
- the spast gene encoding spastin isoform X1, translating into MSPRGGSDGRRSCGSAALRTLLAALSLLCWIFCRIWTRTAAAFRTGAADWQREDSPEQGERLRSHQRRAFEFISAALKIDEDKEGEKLQAVGWYQRGIRELEEGVSIQVSGQRNERLKDKMKANLKAARDRLETLIGVVSRSNFQAAIHTSRTNSTCHPAHLSSAGGAVSGRKPSVIVAPTGQAKHFLKMPHSSSPSSSSSVAVHRWQRGPAHNSTGERGPAHSHSQVCFQGRSRRRGAKGCSPTDSPQNRRDSLHLKNVDRKMADLILNEIVDSGVSVRFEDIAGQDLAKQALQEMVVLPALRPELFTGLRAPARGLLLFGPPGNGKTMLAKAVAAEAKTTFFNISAATLTSKYVGEGEKLVRALFSVARELQPSIIFIDEVDSLLCKRREGEHDASRRLKTEFLIQFDGVQSDAADRVLVMGATNRPQELDQAVLRSDSGHQRRRFAKRVFVALPDQQTRVKLLDNLLQKHGNNLTTRELNHLARLTDGYSGSDLASLAKDAALGPIRELPPEQVRSMEVSQVRDISFHDFMDSLQKIRSSVGPQTLDLLVRWNRDFGDTSAGSTF; encoded by the exons ATGAGTCCCCGCGGAGGAAGCGACGGGAGGCGGTCTTGCGGCTCCGCGGCTCTCCGGACGCTGCTGGCCGCGTTGTCGCTGCTCTGCTGGATCTTCTGCCGGATCTGGACGCGAACCGCGGCCGCCTTCCGGACCGGAGCCGCCGACTGGCAGCGGGAGGACAGCCCGGAGCAGGGAGAGCGGCTCCGGAGCCACCAGCGGCGGGCCTTCGAGTTCATCTCTGCGGCGCTGAAGATCGATGAGGACAAGGAAG GTGAGAAGCTGCAGGCGGTGGGCTGGTACCAGCGGGGCATCAGAGAGTTGGAGGAAGGAGTCTCCATCCAGGTGTCAG gacAGAGAAACGAACGACTGAAGGACAAGATGAAAGCTAACCTGAAGGCAGCCAGAGACCGACTGGAGACTCTGA TCGGGGTGGTTTCGAGGTCCAACTTTCAGGCGGCCATCCACACCAGCAGAACAAACTCCACCTGCCATCCGGCCCACCTGAGCTCAG CAGGTGGCGCCGTCTCCGGGAGGAAACCGTCTGTTATTGTGGCTCCAACCGGCCAAGCAAAGCACTTCCTGAAGATGCCTCATTCTTCATCTCCGTCCTCGTCTTCCTCAGTGGCCGTTCATCGATGGCAGCGAGGCCCCGCCCACAACAGCACCGGGGAGCGAGGCCCCGCCCACAGTCACTCTCAGGTGTGTTTCCAG GGCAGATCACGACGCCGTGGAGCTAAAGGCTGCTCCCCAACGGATTCACCGCAGAACAGGAGAGACTCACTGCATCTGAAGAATGTAGACAGGAAGATGGCCGACCTCATCCTCAACGAGATCGTGGACAG CGGTGTGTCTGTGAGGTTCGAGGACATTGCCGGTCAGGATCTGGCGAAGCAGGCGCTACAGGAGATGGTTGTTCTGCCGGCGTTGAGGCCGGAG ctctTTACAGGACTACGTGCTCCAGCCAGAGGACTCCTTCTGTTCGGTCCGCCCGGCAACGGCAAAACCATGCTG GCCAAAGCTGTAGCAGCCGAGGCCAAAACAACCTTCTTCAACATCAGCGCCGCAACTTTGACCTCCAAATAC GTGGGTGAAGGAGAGAAGTTGGTCAGAGCTCTCTTCTCTGTGGCCAGAGAGCTGCAGCCATCCATCATCTTCATTG ACGAGGTGGACAGTCTGCTGTGTAAGCGGAGGGAAGGTGAACACGACGCCAGCCGACGCCTGAAGACCGAGTTCCTGATCCAGTTTGACGGG GTGCAGTCAGATGCCGCCGACCGGGTTCTGGTGATGGGAGCCACCAACAGGCCTCAGGAGCTGGACCAAGCTGTTCTCAGGTCAGATAGTGGACACCAGAGAAG GCGCTTTGCTAAACGTGTGTTCGTGGCTCTACCTGACCAGCAG aCCCGAGTCAAGCTGCTGGACAACCTGCTGCAGAAACACGGCAACAACCTGACAACCAGAGAGCTGAATCACCTGGCCAG actGACAGACGGATACTCCGGCAGCGACCTCGCCTCATTGGCTAAAGATGCAGCTCTGggaccaatcagag AACTTCCTCCAGAACAGGTGAGGAGCATGGAGGTGAGCCAG GTCCGAGACATCAGTTTTCACGACTTCATGGATTCTCTTCAGAAGATCAGGAGCAGCGTCGGTCCTCAGACTCTGGACCTGTTGGTCCGCTGGAACCGGGACTTTGGAGACACGTCGGCTGGATCAACATTCTGA